Proteins from a genomic interval of Chionomys nivalis chromosome 7, mChiNiv1.1, whole genome shotgun sequence:
- the Ube2b gene encoding ubiquitin-conjugating enzyme E2 B produces MSTPARRRLMRDFKRLQEDPPVGVSGAPSENNIMQWNAVIFGPEGTPFEDGTFKLVIEFSEEYPNKPPTVRFLSKMFHPNVYADGSICLDILQNRWSPTYDVSSILTSIQSLLDEPNPNSPANSQAAQLYQENKREYEKRVSAIVEQSWNDS; encoded by the exons ATGTCGACCCCGGCCCGTAGGAGGCTCATGCGGGATTTCAAGCG ATTGCAAGAGGACCCGCCTGTGGGGGTCAGTGGTGCACCATCTGAAAACAACATCATGCAGTGGAATGCAGTTATATTTGG ACCAGAAGGGACACCCTTTGAAGATG GTACCTTTAAACTAGTAATAGAATTTTCTGAAGAATATCCAAATAAACCACCAACCGTTAGGTTTTTATCCAAAATGTTTCATCCAAATG TGTATGCTGATGGTAGCATATGTTTAGATATTCTGCAGAACCGGTGGAGTCCCACATACGATGTCTCTTCCATCTTAACTTCAATTCAG tCTCTGTTGGATGAACCGAATCCAAACAGTCCAGCGAATAGCCAAGCAGCACAGCTTTATCAGGAAAACAAGCGGGAGTATGAGAAGAGAGTTTCGGCCATTGTTGAGCAAAGCTGGAATGACTCATAA